From a region of the Candidatus Methylacidiphilales bacterium genome:
- the efp gene encoding elongation factor P translates to MTQISTNEFKAGVKIILDGDPYSIIENEFVKPGKGQAFNRVRIRNLKNGKVVDRTFKSNDTVELADILDTEVQYLYADAEFCYFMNPESFEQISANKQVVGESLQWLKEQEICFITLWNGVPLQVTPPQTVKLLITQTDPGIKGDTATGGTKPATLETGAVVKVPLFMQEGELVLVDTRKQEYLSRAKS, encoded by the coding sequence ATGACACAAATAAGTACAAATGAGTTTAAGGCAGGAGTTAAGATTATTCTTGATGGTGATCCATACAGTATTATTGAAAATGAGTTTGTTAAACCTGGTAAAGGTCAGGCTTTTAATCGGGTACGAATTAGAAATTTGAAAAATGGTAAGGTAGTGGATAGGACTTTTAAGTCAAATGACACTGTTGAGCTGGCTGATATTCTAGATACTGAAGTGCAGTATCTCTATGCAGATGCTGAGTTTTGTTATTTTATGAATCCTGAATCATTTGAACAAATTTCTGCCAATAAACAAGTAGTGGGTGAATCATTGCAGTGGTTAAAAGAGCAAGAAATATGTTTTATTACCCTTTGGAATGGTGTGCCTCTGCAAGTTACTCCTCCGCAGACTGTTAAGTTATTGATCACGCAAACCGACCCTGGCATTAAGGGTGATACTGCAACTGGTGGAACAAAGCCCGCAACATTAGAAACAGGTGCGGTAGTTAAAGTTCCCCTTTTTATGCAGGAAGGTGAGCTGGTGCTTGTTGATAC
- a CDS encoding DUF805 domain-containing protein, whose translation MFHDGTLPLVNKIALLIALTFLLPLLLVDFATTVRRCSDADINPWWVITMYIPYFDLGLFAYIVIGSLPSVKKTTEEESI comes from the coding sequence TTGTTTCACGACGGAACTTTACCTCTCGTTAATAAAATAGCTTTACTCATAGCTTTAACCTTCCTCTTACCATTACTACTTGTTGATTTTGCAACTACCGTACGAAGATGCAGTGATGCAGATATAAATCCTTGGTGGGTAATCACAATGTATATTCCCTATTTTGATTTGGGTCTTTTTGCATATATCGTTATCGGATCACTTCCCTCAGTAAAAAAAACCACTGAAGAAGAATCAATATAA
- a CDS encoding tetratricopeptide repeat protein: GVTQDYSEAFKWYKLAAEQGNADAQLNLGYHYFKGEGVTQDYSEAFKWYKLAAEQGDADAQLNLGGLYIKSEGVTQDYVQAFKWFKLAAEQGNAKAQYKLGYRYFKGEGVTQDYSEAFKWYKLAADQGDVYAQYNLGYHYFKGEGVTQDYSEAIKWFKLAAEQGDADAQLNLGGLYIKGEGVTQDYVQAFKWFKLAAEQGNAKAQLILGIQNYTIGIFTKDYRRAIRWFKLAADQGDANAQLKLGDLYYDGKG; encoded by the coding sequence AGGGAGTCACTCAAGATTACAGTGAAGCATTTAAGTGGTATAAGTTGGCGGCTGAACAAGGAAATGCTGATGCTCAATTAAATCTTGGCTACCACTACTTTAAAGGTGAGGGAGTCACTCAAGATTACAGTGAAGCATTTAAGTGGTATAAGTTGGCGGCTGAGCAAGGAGATGCTGATGCTCAATTAAATCTTGGTGGCCTCTACATTAAAAGCGAGGGAGTTACTCAAGATTATGTTCAAGCGTTTAAGTGGTTTAAGTTGGCGGCTGAGCAAGGGAATGCAAAAGCTCAATATAAACTTGGCTACCGCTACTTTAAAGGCGAGGGAGTCACTCAAGATTATAGTGAAGCGTTTAAGTGGTATAAGTTGGCGGCTGATCAAGGAGATGTATACGCTCAATATAATCTTGGCTACCACTACTTTAAAGGTGAGGGAGTCACTCAAGATTATAGTGAAGCGATTAAGTGGTTTAAGTTGGCGGCTGAACAAGGGGATGCTGATGCTCAATTAAATCTTGGTGGCCTCTACATTAAAGGCGAGGGAGTCACTCAAGATTATGTTCAAGCGTTTAAGTGGTTTAAGTTGGCGGCTGAGCAAGGGAATGCAAAAGCTCAACTAATTCTTGGAATCCAGAACTATACAATAGGAATATTTACTAAAGATTACAGGCGAGCGATTAGGTGGTTTAAGTTGGCGGCTGATCAAGGGGATGCTAATGCTCAACTCAAGCTTGGTGATCTCTACTACGATGGAAAAGGATT
- a CDS encoding KamA family radical SAM protein codes for MHNWKTTFKKETVRSPQQLTTITKRATSNQAHQQFPTLAPISFLNTNNPALIKQVLPSKQETKITKGFTTDPLQEQAHTITNGLIQKYQSRALITTTGACAIHCRYCFRRHFNYQEQNPLTPTNLQAITKSLADDKTIQEIILSGGDPLMLDDHKLQQLFNLIHKIKHITTIRIHTRVPTVLPKRITQQLINILKRIKQQLVIVLHINHPDELTTPATTAIQQLHQTTHHILNQSVLLKGINDNPETLIQLSNKLFKHHITPYYLHSLDPVKGTSHFQVPLPKAKQIMQTLRDSLPGYLVPKFVKEVPNLKSKKQIHY; via the coding sequence ATGCACAACTGGAAAACCACTTTCAAAAAAGAAACCGTCCGCTCACCCCAACAACTGACCACCATCACCAAACGAGCCACCAGCAACCAAGCGCATCAACAATTCCCTACCCTAGCACCGATCAGTTTCTTAAACACAAATAACCCTGCACTGATCAAGCAAGTACTCCCTAGTAAACAAGAAACCAAAATCACCAAAGGCTTTACCACCGATCCTCTCCAAGAACAAGCACACACCATCACCAATGGACTAATTCAAAAATATCAAAGTAGAGCGCTCATTACCACCACAGGTGCCTGTGCCATTCACTGCAGATATTGCTTCAGAAGACATTTCAACTACCAAGAACAAAACCCCCTCACCCCCACCAACCTCCAAGCCATTACCAAATCACTAGCCGACGATAAAACTATCCAAGAAATTATCCTCAGCGGTGGCGATCCACTCATGCTTGACGATCACAAACTTCAACAACTATTTAACCTCATCCACAAAATCAAGCATATCACCACCATTCGCATTCACACCAGAGTACCAACGGTACTCCCCAAACGAATTACCCAACAACTCATCAATATCCTCAAACGAATCAAACAACAACTCGTCATCGTTCTCCATATCAATCACCCAGATGAACTAACCACACCAGCCACCACTGCAATCCAACAACTCCACCAAACTACCCACCACATCCTCAACCAATCAGTGCTACTTAAAGGCATCAATGACAACCCAGAGACATTAATCCAGCTAAGCAATAAACTCTTCAAACACCATATCACCCCCTACTACCTCCACAGCCTAGACCCTGTCAAAGGCACCAGCCACTTTCAAGTTCCCCTACCCAAAGCAAAACAGATCATGCAAACACTACGAGACAGCCTACCAGGCTACCTCGTACCTAAATTCGTCAAAGAAGTACCTAACCTAAAAAGCAAAAAGCAGATACACTATTAA
- a CDS encoding DUF805 domain-containing protein, translating to MFHDGTLPLVNKIDLLIALTFLLPLLLVEFATIVRRCSDADINPWWILAYLIPILGIIVYTVIGSLPSVKKTTEEESI from the coding sequence TTGTTTCACGACGGAACTTTACCTCTCGTTAATAAAATAGATTTACTCATAGCTTTAACCTTCCTCTTACCATTACTACTTGTTGAATTTGCAACTATCGTACGAAGATGCAGTGATGCAGATATAAATCCTTGGTGGATTCTTGCTTACTTGATTCCCATTTTAGGAATTATTGTATATACCGTTATCGGATCACTTCCCTCAGTGAAAAAAACCACTGAAGAAGAATCAATATAA
- a CDS encoding tetratricopeptide repeat protein, whose translation AQIKLGSLYYDGKGIAQDFSEAFKWYKLAAEQGNVDAQIKLGSLYYDGKGIAQDYSQAFKWYKLAADKGKTNAQSIIGKLYYDGNGISQDYNEALKWYELAADKGNALGQYYLGDYYSEGKATRPKYRKAIKWYKLAVKQNEYRSQYKLGLFYYEGTGVSQDNEEALKLFKLSAEQGYAVAQEKLKLLNAETK comes from the coding sequence GCTCAAATTAAACTTGGAAGCCTCTACTACGATGGAAAAGGAATTGCGCAAGATTTCAGTGAAGCATTTAAGTGGTATAAGTTAGCTGCTGAGCAAGGGAACGTTGATGCTCAAATTAAACTTGGAAGCCTCTACTACGATGGAAAAGGAATTGCGCAAGATTATAGCCAAGCGTTTAAGTGGTATAAGTTAGCTGCAGATAAAGGTAAGACAAATGCTCAGTCTATCATTGGAAAACTTTACTATGACGGCAATGGCATTTCTCAAGATTACAATGAAGCATTAAAGTGGTATGAATTAGCTGCAGATAAAGGAAATGCACTTGGTCAATATTATCTAGGTGACTATTATTCCGAAGGAAAAGCCACTAGACCTAAATACCGTAAAGCAATTAAATGGTATAAACTCGCCGTCAAACAAAATGAATACAGATCACAATACAAGCTAGGCCTTTTTTACTATGAAGGTACCGGAGTCTCACAAGACAATGAAGAAGCATTGAAATTATTTAAACTCTCAGCAGAACAAGGCTATGCAGTTGCTCAAGAAAAACTAAAATTACTAAACGCAGAAACCAAATAA
- a CDS encoding tetratricopeptide repeat protein, with product MVEFINRSNKTQEGKFMQSRISIDMIKHIVFYSICLLLLQSQGFAEDKFLPSLNQLTGEGVTQNNEQTFLKFKLAAEQGNAKAQFMLGNLYYFGKGVAQDYSQSFKWYKLAAEQGVAIAQYNLGDLYRNGKGVAQDYSQTFKWFKLAAVQGFAYAQNDLGYLYMKGLGVAQDYGQAFKWYKLAAEQGDDIAQKNLGDLYYLGKGVAQNYSQAIKWYKLAAEQGNENAQEKLKSLNVEIK from the coding sequence ATGGTAGAATTTATAAATAGATCAAACAAAACACAAGAGGGTAAGTTTATGCAAAGTAGAATTTCAATTGATATGATTAAACATATTGTTTTTTATTCAATTTGTTTATTACTTCTACAGTCTCAAGGTTTTGCAGAAGATAAATTCCTACCTAGTCTCAACCAACTGACAGGTGAAGGAGTAACTCAAAACAACGAACAGACATTCTTAAAGTTTAAACTCGCGGCTGAGCAAGGGAATGCTAAAGCTCAATTTATGCTTGGAAACCTCTACTATTTTGGTAAGGGAGTTGCTCAAGATTATAGTCAATCGTTCAAGTGGTATAAGTTGGCGGCTGAACAAGGAGTTGCAATCGCTCAATATAATCTTGGTGATCTCTACAGGAATGGCAAGGGAGTTGCTCAAGATTATAGTCAAACGTTCAAGTGGTTTAAGTTAGCTGCTGTTCAAGGATTTGCATATGCTCAAAATGATCTTGGCTACCTCTACATGAAAGGTTTGGGAGTTGCTCAAGATTATGGTCAAGCGTTTAAGTGGTATAAGTTAGCGGCTGAACAAGGGGATGACATAGCTCAAAAAAATCTTGGTGATCTCTACTATCTAGGAAAAGGAGTTGCTCAAAATTATAGTCAAGCGATTAAGTGGTATAAGTTGGCGGCTGAACAAGGGAATGAAAATGCTCAAGAAAAACTAAAATCACTAAACGTAGAAATCAAATAA
- a CDS encoding tetratricopeptide repeat protein, translating into MIKHIVFYLICLLLLQSQGFADFKDIQSEASSTGIKNIYHESNKDIITELNKFKFNFELNSNSLQISNKVLKIIMLDAERGLAEAQLLLSLYYLSDEGVTQNNKQQAFTWVKLAADQDLAGAQSLLGNLYYEGMGVTQDYGQAIKWFKLAAEQGLVIAQLQLAYLYMNGKGVDQDYGRAFKWLNIATTQGLPEHQKYFRELNTIKTKGQINYNAILSDWYKYIEVKVIASVHISIGSLYYHGKGVTQDYSEAFKWFKLAAEQGDAKAQLSLGHLYFKG; encoded by the coding sequence ATGATTAAACATATTGTTTTTTATTTAATTTGTTTATTACTACTACAGTCTCAAGGATTTGCAGACTTTAAAGATATACAAAGTGAAGCTTCCAGTACAGGGATTAAGAATATTTATCATGAGAGTAATAAAGACATTATTACTGAACTAAACAAATTTAAATTTAATTTTGAATTAAATAGCAATTCACTTCAAATCAGCAATAAAGTTTTAAAAATAATCATGCTTGATGCTGAACGCGGACTTGCAGAAGCTCAATTACTACTTAGTCTGTACTATCTTTCAGATGAAGGAGTAACTCAAAACAATAAACAACAGGCATTTACATGGGTTAAACTTGCAGCAGATCAAGATCTTGCAGGCGCTCAATCTCTTCTTGGAAATCTCTACTATGAAGGTATGGGAGTTACTCAAGATTATGGTCAAGCGATTAAGTGGTTTAAGTTGGCGGCTGAGCAAGGACTAGTGATCGCTCAACTTCAACTCGCATATCTCTACATGAATGGCAAGGGAGTTGATCAAGATTATGGTCGAGCGTTTAAGTGGCTTAATATTGCCACAACACAAGGCTTACCAGAACATCAAAAATATTTTAGAGAACTAAATACAATAAAAACAAAAGGTCAAATTAATTACAATGCTATTTTAAGTGATTGGTATAAATATATTGAGGTTAAAGTAATTGCATCAGTTCATATTTCTATTGGTTCTCTCTACTACCATGGAAAAGGAGTAACGCAAGATTATAGTGAAGCGTTTAAATGGTTTAAGTTGGCGGCTGAACAAGGGGATGCTAAAGCTCAATTAAGTCTTGGCCACCTCTACTTTAAAGGTG